From one Agathobaculum sp. NTUH-O15-33 genomic stretch:
- a CDS encoding pyocin knob domain-containing protein: MSVLSKVLSLFKYDPVADKAKTFNIKQALNDNWGEIERSVSELDTAIEAETTRATGQANTVQGNLQKHIIDAVVHMSQAERDGLAAKLAEMSAAISANSSSLANKVEKVTVLPSGTDLNTVIESGIYRLNGNGETFTNGIGSDCGWGIMVVGSYIDTTFQELYTLANRSFTRMRASDVNWSSWARLATATPPQEYALPLAAGIVNIPDYTSTYSKDQFGRVMINLYLDRADGSAFTTWHEMLAILPEGYRPAKDANAIGSATSSTTSGPVGLAVNHDGALRVYPYTHTETRVSCTFIFQAS, translated from the coding sequence TTGAGCGTATTATCCAAGGTGTTAAGCCTTTTTAAATATGACCCGGTTGCGGATAAAGCAAAAACGTTTAATATTAAGCAGGCGCTTAATGACAACTGGGGCGAAATCGAACGCAGCGTGTCCGAATTGGACACGGCGATCGAAGCGGAAACGACACGGGCGACGGGGCAGGCCAACACAGTGCAGGGCAACCTGCAAAAGCATATTATAGATGCGGTTGTGCACATGTCGCAGGCCGAGCGTGACGGGCTGGCGGCGAAACTGGCGGAAATGTCGGCGGCGATATCCGCGAATAGTTCGTCTTTGGCGAATAAGGTGGAGAAAGTAACTGTGCTTCCATCTGGCACCGACCTAAATACTGTTATCGAATCGGGAATTTATCGACTGAATGGTAACGGCGAAACATTCACAAACGGGATTGGCTCGGATTGCGGGTGGGGCATCATGGTCGTTGGAAGCTATATCGATACGACGTTTCAAGAACTTTATACCTTAGCAAATAGATCATTCACAAGAATGCGAGCATCAGATGTTAATTGGTCTTCTTGGGCGCGCCTTGCCACCGCCACCCCGCCGCAGGAATATGCACTGCCGCTGGCCGCAGGAATTGTAAACATCCCGGACTATACATCAACCTACAGCAAAGATCAGTTTGGGCGTGTGATGATCAATCTGTATTTAGACCGCGCGGACGGGTCAGCATTTACGACGTGGCACGAGATGCTTGCGATTTTGCCAGAAGGATACCGACCTGCAAAGGATGCAAATGCAATCGGTAGCGCAACGTCAAGCACAACGAGTGGGCCGGTAGGCCTTGCGGTCAATCATGACGGCGCACTCCGTGTTTATCCTTATACGCACACCGAAACCCGCGTGTCATGCACGTTTATTTTTCAGGCATCTTAG
- a CDS encoding pyocin knob domain-containing protein: protein MYRVQDRCTNTPPDIYGYGQMLVIHGDGDTIAQVYFDYNYNQAYLRSGNPPNVGGPGTWSDWVPISTATKPAVYDLPLAAGVSQHELNQCNYYKTQFDEVTASFGLDFVKSEDMGAFLVAVLPEGYRPSKNIEVPASIMHSAGRCAGTAIADPSGGLYVLYDIPSGKAFACATIAFIAA from the coding sequence ATGTATCGTGTACAAGACAGATGCACAAATACACCGCCTGATATCTACGGCTATGGGCAGATGCTGGTGATTCACGGAGATGGCGATACAATTGCCCAAGTGTACTTTGACTACAACTATAATCAGGCCTATCTGCGATCGGGGAATCCGCCCAACGTAGGAGGTCCGGGAACGTGGAGCGACTGGGTACCCATCTCCACCGCGACCAAACCCGCCGTGTACGATCTGCCGCTCGCGGCGGGGGTCAGCCAACACGAACTAAATCAATGCAATTACTATAAAACCCAGTTTGACGAAGTAACAGCGAGTTTTGGACTCGATTTTGTAAAAAGTGAAGACATGGGTGCATTTTTGGTGGCCGTTTTGCCAGAAGGATACAGACCGTCAAAAAATATAGAAGTCCCTGCGTCCATTATGCACTCAGCGGGCAGATGTGCAGGTACGGCAATAGCAGACCCATCAGGCGGATTATATGTGCTTTACGATATCCCATCAGGGAAAGCGTTTGCGTGTGCGACTATCGCGTTTATTGCAGCTTAA
- a CDS encoding tyrosine-type recombinase/integrase, with protein MDLKSELVERLCAEFPGNEDKIRDIISGYAISKESEQMRSNLKKRVASFLAAKKIDGLSAKTLKNYRDMLGQFIVQVDKHVARISTDDIRGYIGFLAERGLKDSSIQTHINCLRSFFSWLDVEDIIRKNPMRKIKSLKFDRMRSRRPLSPEELEQLRDGCQTYKQKALIEFLVSSGCRLGEIVGLRVDQVDWQSRSVVVTGKGDKDRTVYFSVRAKMMLKSYLAQRKVGHALFASSRTPYDAMGAAAIQKLVRQIGVQAHEPRRIHPHILRHTFASNAVNGGMKIATIQQLLGHSDPKTTCIYAEMSPKAVQYEYEQIIA; from the coding sequence ATGGATTTAAAAAGTGAGCTTGTAGAGCGGCTTTGCGCTGAATTTCCGGGCAATGAGGACAAAATACGTGATATTATAAGCGGATATGCGATCAGCAAAGAATCTGAACAAATGCGCAGTAACTTGAAAAAGCGCGTAGCGTCATTTCTGGCCGCGAAAAAAATAGACGGATTGTCGGCAAAAACGCTTAAAAATTACCGCGATATGTTGGGGCAATTTATCGTACAGGTGGACAAGCACGTTGCGAGGATTTCTACGGATGATATCCGGGGATATATCGGTTTTCTGGCCGAGCGTGGGCTAAAAGACAGCTCCATCCAAACACATATTAACTGTCTACGCTCTTTTTTTTCATGGCTGGATGTGGAAGATATTATCCGCAAAAACCCTATGCGCAAGATAAAATCCTTGAAATTCGACCGGATGCGGTCACGTAGGCCATTAAGCCCGGAGGAATTGGAACAGCTACGTGATGGGTGCCAAACGTATAAACAAAAGGCTTTGATCGAATTTTTAGTATCGTCTGGGTGTAGATTGGGCGAGATCGTTGGGCTGCGTGTGGATCAGGTGGATTGGCAATCTCGCAGCGTTGTGGTGACAGGTAAAGGCGATAAAGACCGGACGGTTTATTTTAGCGTTCGAGCAAAAATGATGCTGAAATCGTACCTTGCCCAACGAAAAGTCGGTCACGCGCTGTTTGCAAGCTCGCGCACACCGTATGACGCTATGGGTGCGGCGGCTATTCAAAAGCTTGTACGCCAAATTGGCGTACAGGCGCACGAGCCACGGCGCATACATCCTCATATTTTGCGGCACACGTTCGCTAGCAACGCGGTTAATGGCGGCATGAAAATAGCGACTATACAACAGCTTTTAGGGCATTCAGACCCTAAAACGACCTGTATATATGCGGAAATGTCACCCAAAGCGGTGCAATACGAGTACGAACAGATTATAGCTTGA
- a CDS encoding phage holin family protein, with the protein MEHINTVKAAVASALAVLTALWGWFGWLVVLFVCCMAADYLTGSAAAIRRGEWSSQVARDGIWHKTGSILVVLVAGAADLLIGTILDHLPGIALPFQYSVLICPIVVIWYVLTELGSILENAVALGAPAPAWLAKILAMTKDAVDKAGGDETNENH; encoded by the coding sequence ATGGAACATATCAATACGGTAAAGGCGGCAGTTGCATCGGCACTGGCGGTGCTGACTGCCTTATGGGGGTGGTTTGGTTGGCTTGTGGTGCTGTTCGTTTGCTGCATGGCGGCAGACTACCTGACCGGCTCGGCGGCGGCCATCCGGCGCGGTGAGTGGTCGTCCCAAGTAGCACGGGATGGCATTTGGCATAAAACCGGCAGTATCCTTGTTGTGCTAGTCGCTGGGGCGGCTGATCTACTTATCGGCACAATTTTAGACCACTTGCCGGGCATTGCACTACCGTTTCAATATTCGGTACTTATTTGTCCCATTGTGGTGATTTGGTATGTACTAACCGAATTGGGTAGCATCCTTGAAAATGCTGTTGCCTTGGGCGCACCAGCCCCCGCATGGCTGGCAAAAATTTTGGCAATGACCAAAGACGCGGTAGACAAGGCTGGAGGGGACGAAACAAATGAAAATCATTGA
- a CDS encoding peptidoglycan recognition protein family protein: MKIIECNLPRNGPYTRRSETRAVVLHHAEASSATVWDINSWHLDRGFNGIGYHYYVRKDGSIYRGRSEWAIGAHAIGANDWSIGVCCEGAYMTETMPAVQLSALKALLRDIMARNGRLSLVRHKDVSETDCPGSKFPWAEAQKYEEDDEMNEKQVREIFDEMFNARLPRHKSVDEFSGTVKTELQDLIADGSLKGKAGSDAAKGLDLTDDMARALVIAKRYTDGVFDAE, encoded by the coding sequence ATGAAAATCATTGAATGCAACCTGCCCCGCAACGGGCCGTACACGCGACGCAGCGAGACGAGGGCCGTTGTACTGCATCACGCCGAAGCGTCCAGTGCGACGGTGTGGGATATCAATAGCTGGCATCTCGACCGGGGATTTAACGGCATCGGATACCACTACTATGTGCGCAAGGACGGCAGCATCTACCGTGGTCGGTCGGAATGGGCGATTGGCGCGCACGCGATCGGCGCGAACGACTGGTCAATCGGCGTGTGTTGCGAGGGCGCGTACATGACCGAGACCATGCCAGCGGTGCAACTTTCGGCGCTAAAAGCCCTGCTGCGGGATATCATGGCGCGAAACGGGAGATTGTCGCTTGTGAGACACAAAGATGTAAGCGAAACAGACTGCCCCGGCAGCAAATTCCCGTGGGCAGAGGCACAAAAATACGAGGAGGATGACGAAATGAATGAAAAGCAAGTGCGCGAGATTTTTGACGAAATGTTTAATGCGCGACTTCCGCGACACAAAAGCGTGGATGAGTTTTCCGGTACGGTAAAGACCGAGCTGCAAGACCTGATTGCGGATGGCAGCCTGAAAGGCAAGGCCGGCAGCGACGCGGCCAAGGGCCTTGATCTAACAGACGATATGGCGCGCGCGCTGGTGATCGCAAAGCGCTATACGGACGGCGTGTTTGACGCGGAATAA
- a CDS encoding helix-turn-helix domain-containing protein encodes MDATIEAVSRLGSQNIAMKKISRRVGISEQKVRKILITLGQYSTSQSSNIQDMYARGMSIKEIASALNMAENTILSYLPYQKGAYNAEYPTKNALKIRRCREKKRLTQNKCDV; translated from the coding sequence ATGGATGCAACAATCGAAGCCGTGTCACGCTTGGGCAGTCAAAATATTGCGATGAAAAAAATATCACGGCGTGTCGGCATATCCGAACAGAAGGTGCGAAAAATATTGATCACGCTAGGGCAATATTCAACGTCGCAAAGCAGCAACATCCAAGACATGTACGCGCGCGGCATGTCGATTAAAGAAATAGCCAGCGCGCTAAACATGGCTGAAAATACGATACTGAGCTATCTACCGTACCAAAAAGGAGCATACAATGCAGAATACCCCACAAAAAACGCTCTGAAAATTCGTCGATGCCGTGAAAAAAAGAGGTTGACACAGAATAAATGTGATGTATAA
- a CDS encoding helix-turn-helix domain-containing protein has product MLKLFAERGITSYTVRRDNVIGQASYHKIMEGGHIDTRTIERLCKYLNCQPGDLMEYRQDEKVLNHAD; this is encoded by the coding sequence ATGCTAAAGCTCTTTGCGGAGCGAGGTATCACAAGCTATACCGTTAGACGAGACAATGTTATTGGTCAAGCGTCATATCATAAAATTATGGAAGGTGGACACATAGATACAAGAACGATAGAACGCTTATGTAAATACTTGAATTGCCAGCCCGGCGATTTGATGGAATACCGACAAGACGAGAAGGTGCTAAACCATGCCGACTAA
- a CDS encoding spore coat protein CotJB, whose protein sequence is MTEREKLLNRVRMYDFALVDVIEYLDGHPKNSAALAYYSKMRTAFDKAAAEYEDQFGPLTAREVDTRTGTWRWIDDPWPWEGEDN, encoded by the coding sequence ATGACTGAACGTGAGAAGCTTTTAAACCGTGTGCGCATGTATGATTTCGCGCTGGTCGATGTGATCGAGTATCTCGACGGCCACCCGAAAAACAGCGCCGCGCTCGCCTACTATAGTAAAATGCGCACAGCCTTTGACAAGGCTGCCGCCGAATACGAAGATCAATTCGGCCCGCTGACCGCGCGCGAGGTCGACACCCGCACCGGCACTTGGCGCTGGATCGACGACCCGTGGCCTTGGGAAGGAGAGGATAACTGA
- a CDS encoding spore coat associated protein CotJA yields MNMQYTGPDQALPADSIDPRLLSLAMGFVPAQSFDTPYEPALALSRGTIFPALDKPFLGEEAVPR; encoded by the coding sequence ATGAATATGCAATACACAGGCCCGGATCAGGCGCTGCCGGCAGACAGCATCGATCCGCGTCTGCTATCTCTGGCAATGGGCTTTGTCCCCGCGCAGAGCTTTGATACGCCGTACGAACCGGCGCTCGCGCTTTCCCGCGGCACGATATTTCCGGCGCTGGATAAACCTTTCCTAGGTGAGGAGGCTGTGCCGCGATGA
- a CDS encoding TIGR01440 family protein: MELNEIQAQCAQAAAEVCDQAKLRAGDLLVVGCSSSEISGEKIGTHSSVEVAEAAFEGIYGVLRERDIYLAAQCCEHLNRALIVERAAYERFALDEVNVVPQPKAGGSFATTAYRRFADPVAVESVRQNAKAGLDIGGTLIGMHIKPVVVPLRISLKRIGEATLICARRRPKFVGGSRAVYNENLL, from the coding sequence ATGGAGCTTAACGAGATACAGGCTCAGTGCGCGCAGGCGGCCGCCGAGGTATGCGATCAGGCAAAGCTGCGCGCGGGCGATCTGCTTGTAGTCGGCTGTTCGTCAAGCGAAATATCGGGTGAGAAGATCGGCACCCATTCCAGCGTAGAAGTGGCCGAGGCCGCGTTTGAAGGCATATACGGCGTTTTGCGCGAGCGCGATATTTATTTGGCCGCGCAGTGCTGCGAGCATTTGAACCGCGCGCTCATCGTCGAGCGCGCCGCGTACGAACGCTTTGCGCTCGATGAAGTAAACGTTGTGCCGCAGCCCAAGGCGGGCGGTTCGTTCGCAACGACGGCGTACCGGCGCTTTGCGGATCCGGTCGCGGTGGAAAGCGTGCGGCAGAACGCCAAAGCGGGTCTGGATATCGGCGGTACGCTGATCGGCATGCATATCAAGCCGGTGGTCGTTCCGCTGCGGATCAGCCTAAAGCGCATCGGCGAAGCGACGCTGATCTGCGCGCGCCGCAGGCCGAAATTCGTCGGCGGCAGCCGCGCGGTATACAACGAAAATTTGCTGTGA
- a CDS encoding HAD family hydrolase, with product MGLKAVFFDLDDTLYASFMAGDAYAYEQLARFAEETLGVNGQEFVAAFAAARKKLARMQPGMPPLHDRVLAAQGALESMGLNAVRYARAVFSVYWNAVFDKMERRPGVPELLRDLRAAGVKTAVCTDMLADIQLDKLDRLGLADLIDFLVSSEEAGRDKPAPPIFQLALQKCGCLPEEAVMVGDNFLHDVQGAYDCGIPGVWLNWTGLDRPENACPHTEAADFIEAARYIRTLL from the coding sequence ATGGGATTAAAAGCGGTATTTTTTGATTTAGACGATACGCTGTACGCCAGCTTTATGGCGGGCGACGCTTACGCGTACGAACAGCTGGCCCGCTTTGCGGAGGAAACGCTCGGCGTAAACGGACAGGAATTTGTCGCGGCCTTTGCCGCCGCGCGTAAAAAGCTGGCGCGTATGCAGCCGGGCATGCCGCCGCTGCACGACCGCGTGCTGGCCGCGCAGGGCGCGCTCGAAAGCATGGGCTTGAACGCGGTGCGCTATGCGCGCGCGGTATTTTCGGTTTATTGGAACGCGGTGTTTGATAAAATGGAGCGCCGCCCGGGCGTGCCCGAGCTGCTGCGCGACCTGCGCGCCGCCGGAGTAAAAACCGCCGTGTGCACCGATATGCTGGCCGATATTCAGCTTGATAAGCTGGACCGGCTGGGCCTTGCCGATCTGATCGATTTCCTCGTTTCGAGCGAGGAGGCGGGGCGCGACAAGCCCGCGCCGCCCATCTTTCAGCTGGCGCTGCAAAAATGCGGCTGCCTGCCGGAGGAGGCGGTCATGGTGGGCGACAACTTCCTGCACGATGTGCAGGGCGCGTACGACTGCGGCATACCGGGCGTTTGGCTCAACTGGACCGGGCTGGACCGCCCGGAAAACGCCTGCCCCCACACGGAGGCGGCGGATTTTATCGAGGCCGCGCGCTATATCCGTACGCTGCTGTAA
- a CDS encoding TIGR03905 family TSCPD domain-containing protein produces the protein MKHFDYKPRGVCSMRISFDMEGDTVHNVSFMGGCNGNLQAISRVVEGMTVEQIEGYFKGISCNGRGTSCSDQLATAVRAALEKN, from the coding sequence ATGAAGCATTTTGACTACAAGCCGCGCGGCGTGTGCTCCATGCGCATTTCATTCGACATGGAGGGCGACACGGTGCACAACGTATCCTTTATGGGCGGGTGCAACGGCAATCTACAGGCGATCAGCCGCGTGGTAGAGGGCATGACGGTCGAACAGATCGAGGGATATTTTAAAGGCATTTCCTGCAACGGCAGAGGCACCTCGTGTTCCGACCAATTAGCGACCGCGGTGCGCGCGGCGCTGGAGAAAAATTAA
- a CDS encoding 4'-phosphopantetheinyl transferase family protein has translation MIYAIPVTKTDPDDPSARSLIAPDRLEELDRRHGPARAQGFAATLLLEYAVAKLFPSIPHPLAISVAEGGKPCLVAQPGVHFSLSHSGAWAVCAVSDHPVGVDIERREPGRRDIAARFFHREEVRYLDSLPLYRREDAFYSLWVLKEAFVKATGRGLLLPLRSFCIRLRADVPTLEYDEADRPYSLALVPFSDPSYRLAVCTEEANAKAPVLEIMD, from the coding sequence GTGATTTATGCGATACCTGTGACCAAAACCGATCCGGACGACCCGTCCGCCCGTTCTCTAATCGCGCCCGACCGGCTGGAGGAGCTGGACCGCCGCCACGGCCCCGCCCGCGCGCAGGGCTTTGCCGCGACGCTGCTGCTGGAATACGCGGTGGCAAAGCTGTTCCCGTCCATCCCGCACCCGCTCGCCATCTCGGTGGCCGAGGGGGGCAAGCCCTGCCTCGTCGCGCAGCCCGGCGTGCATTTCAGCCTGTCACATTCGGGCGCGTGGGCGGTCTGCGCGGTGTCCGACCATCCGGTCGGCGTCGACATTGAGCGGCGCGAGCCCGGCCGCCGCGATATCGCCGCGCGCTTTTTCCACCGGGAAGAGGTGCGCTATCTCGATAGTCTGCCCCTGTACCGGCGCGAGGATGCGTTTTACTCGCTCTGGGTGCTCAAGGAAGCGTTTGTCAAGGCGACCGGCCGGGGCCTTTTGTTGCCGCTGCGCAGCTTTTGTATTCGTCTGCGGGCGGACGTGCCCACGCTCGAATACGACGAAGCGGATCGCCCGTATTCGCTCGCGCTCGTCCCCTTTTCCGATCCTTCGTACCGGTTGGCGGTCTGCACCGAGGAAGCAAACGCCAAAGCGCCGGTGCTGGAAATCATGGATTGA
- a CDS encoding glycerophosphodiester phosphodiesterase, with protein sequence MRKRVAEVFGMVLRNWDTLIGFAVIYKTIGYAFLFPEIRVQLAILPRLLGLPHVGQQDIGALLRSPLALLLIAATLLLLAFYLLFEVVALLMYCEAGWERRRITLWDMWKEGGKRTAGLFRPKKVAVLSLALPLLLSVFSMASGWLQTVRVPEFVAEYLRSTPRLALSYAAIIIACNLLLFGFVFGMPAMLLHGASFPAAWRESLRLIRGRRAKTGGTMLLLGALLAATVLFAAAVAVILVAAGCRILFPPAQARVRFAFYMVILQRLNTVSMGAVVSVLLCAVIISLYHAYRAEKRPAKEKRPKKRAKKLIWRSLFAAAAVVMLLFMSETELGGAFFSAGEHETQIVAHRAGGLFAPENTVAALHNAIRDGADAAEIDVQQLRDGTLIVLHDSDFRRTTGADLTVRAAAWPEVRPLDAGASFSPAYAGEPVPTLADMLRAAKDRIDLMIELKGPGGMERAVLDTIRRYGMETQCSIASMDLETLRRVKQLAPEIETVYISALLISDRYDLPYVDSYSVETSSLSLETVADAHAQHKKIYGWTANSIKTLNKLLRCQVDGLVTDNALLAAYCMETNGADLWMDDLTALFFGEPEQSGVN encoded by the coding sequence ATGAGAAAGCGTGTGGCCGAAGTGTTTGGCATGGTGCTGCGCAACTGGGATACGCTCATTGGCTTTGCGGTGATCTATAAAACCATAGGGTATGCCTTCCTTTTCCCGGAAATCCGCGTGCAGCTTGCCATCTTGCCGCGCCTGCTCGGCTTGCCGCATGTGGGGCAGCAGGACATCGGCGCGTTGCTCCGGTCGCCGCTGGCGCTGCTTTTGATCGCGGCCACGCTGCTTCTGCTCGCGTTTTACCTTTTGTTTGAGGTGGTCGCACTGCTGATGTATTGCGAAGCGGGGTGGGAGCGGCGGCGTATCACGCTTTGGGATATGTGGAAAGAGGGGGGCAAGCGCACCGCCGGATTGTTCCGCCCAAAAAAGGTCGCGGTGCTTTCTTTGGCGCTGCCGCTGCTGCTTTCTGTTTTTTCCATGGCGAGCGGCTGGCTGCAAACGGTGCGGGTACCCGAATTTGTTGCGGAATACCTGCGGTCCACGCCCCGGCTGGCGCTGTCGTACGCGGCTATCATCATAGCGTGCAACCTGCTGCTGTTCGGTTTTGTGTTCGGCATGCCGGCGATGTTGCTGCACGGCGCTTCTTTCCCGGCGGCATGGCGCGAAAGCCTGCGGCTCATCCGGGGGAGAAGGGCCAAAACGGGCGGGACCATGCTGCTGCTTGGCGCGCTGCTGGCCGCGACCGTTCTTTTCGCGGCGGCGGTGGCCGTGATTCTGGTGGCCGCCGGCTGCCGGATCTTGTTTCCGCCCGCGCAGGCGCGCGTGCGCTTTGCGTTTTATATGGTGATTTTACAGCGGCTTAATACCGTGAGCATGGGCGCGGTGGTCTCTGTGTTACTATGCGCCGTCATCATCTCACTATACCATGCTTACCGCGCAGAAAAGCGCCCGGCAAAGGAAAAACGCCCAAAAAAGCGCGCGAAAAAGCTGATTTGGCGAAGCCTGTTTGCGGCGGCGGCGGTCGTAATGCTGCTTTTTATGAGCGAGACCGAGCTGGGCGGCGCGTTTTTCAGCGCGGGAGAGCATGAAACGCAAATCGTCGCGCACCGGGCGGGCGGCCTGTTCGCGCCGGAAAACACCGTGGCGGCGCTGCATAACGCGATAAGGGACGGAGCGGACGCGGCCGAGATCGATGTTCAGCAGCTGCGCGACGGCACGCTCATCGTTTTACACGATTCTGACTTCCGTCGAACGACCGGCGCGGACCTGACGGTGCGGGCGGCCGCGTGGCCGGAGGTGCGTCCGCTCGACGCGGGCGCTTCTTTTTCTCCCGCCTATGCCGGCGAGCCGGTGCCCACGCTGGCGGATATGCTGCGCGCGGCCAAAGACCGCATCGATTTGATGATCGAACTGAAAGGTCCCGGCGGGATGGAACGGGCCGTGCTGGACACGATCCGGCGATACGGCATGGAAACCCAGTGCAGCATCGCCTCGATGGATTTGGAAACGCTGCGCCGCGTCAAACAGCTGGCTCCGGAAATAGAAACGGTCTATATCTCCGCGCTGCTGATCTCCGACCGCTACGACCTGCCGTATGTGGATAGTTACAGCGTGGAGACCAGCTCGCTTTCGCTGGAAACCGTGGCGGACGCGCACGCCCAGCACAAAAAAATCTATGGCTGGACGGCAAATTCGATCAAGACCCTGAACAAACTGCTGCGCTGTCAGGTGGACGGCCTTGTGACCGATAACGCCTTGCTCGCGGCATATTGCATGGAGACCAACGGCGCGGATCTGTGGATGGACGATCTGACCGCGCTGTTTTTCGGCGAGCCGGAGCAAAGCGGCGTCAACTGA
- a CDS encoding GntR family transcriptional regulator, with the protein MKGENILYETLYQSILTQLYSGAIRCGQSLPSQRELCRQYHAGITTVRRVIRMLEADGYIHAAPGKRAVVCFDETDEGYVSALLQRRESILDLYGGLELIMPPLYAKGAQRADIGALYAVIRDLRQETEEFRIHRQVSRFLTTLLLPCQNPVIMDLRADMEHYARLPYLPSSRLANPFSTSVALAEATLASILQPIEQRDPAALTRRLEKLYRDGATRAAVYLDGLNQRYPAERPAVAYQWFCGKGHVPLYTVVARSLYKRMEAGAFDGSAYLPSVPALMNTYEISKSTACNAVALLSDIGAVRVLDKKGIERRVGGALAPLRLDIPVICEHLVLYLDVMQILSVCTNRLSHAAAATLDARQAEALAAMWRDSVERRTTHIVQMLLEFLRRHAPYHCLRTIVRQFDDILIWGHYLNRLAPAPEEQKALTQQITQAFSSLCDALQQNDLHRFSACFQAVFQAAYHHSRNRLRRHPTLAAQLPASFS; encoded by the coding sequence GTGAAAGGGGAAAACATTCTATACGAAACGCTGTATCAATCCATCCTCACGCAGCTTTACAGCGGCGCGATCCGCTGCGGGCAAAGCTTGCCCTCCCAGCGGGAGCTCTGCCGCCAGTATCACGCGGGCATCACCACGGTCAGAAGGGTCATCCGCATGCTGGAAGCGGATGGGTATATCCACGCCGCGCCGGGCAAGCGCGCGGTCGTTTGTTTTGATGAAACGGATGAAGGCTATGTATCCGCGCTGCTCCAGCGGCGCGAGAGCATCCTTGATCTTTATGGCGGGTTGGAGCTGATTATGCCGCCGCTATACGCCAAAGGGGCGCAGCGCGCCGATATCGGCGCGCTTTACGCCGTGATACGCGACCTGCGCCAAGAAACCGAGGAATTCCGCATCCATAGGCAGGTGTCGCGTTTTCTCACCACGCTGCTCCTGCCTTGTCAAAATCCGGTCATCATGGATCTGCGGGCGGACATGGAGCATTACGCGCGCCTTCCGTACCTGCCCTCCTCCCGGCTCGCCAATCCCTTTTCGACAAGCGTCGCGCTGGCGGAAGCCACCCTTGCAAGCATCTTGCAGCCGATTGAACAGCGCGACCCCGCGGCGCTGACGCGGCGGCTGGAAAAGCTGTACCGCGACGGGGCAACGCGCGCCGCCGTCTATCTAGACGGGCTGAACCAGCGGTATCCCGCCGAGCGCCCCGCAGTCGCTTATCAGTGGTTTTGCGGAAAGGGACACGTTCCGCTGTACACCGTCGTGGCCCGCAGCCTTTATAAACGCATGGAAGCCGGCGCGTTTGACGGAAGCGCCTACCTGCCCTCCGTTCCCGCCTTGATGAACACCTATGAAATCTCCAAATCGACCGCCTGCAACGCCGTTGCGCTGCTCAGCGACATCGGCGCCGTCCGCGTGCTGGATAAAAAGGGCATCGAACGGCGGGTAGGCGGCGCGCTGGCGCCGCTTCGGCTGGATATTCCGGTGATCTGCGAGCACCTTGTTTTATATTTGGATGTGATGCAGATCCTCTCCGTCTGCACAAACCGGCTTTCCCATGCCGCCGCCGCCACGCTGGACGCGCGGCAGGCGGAGGCGCTCGCCGCTATGTGGCGCGATTCGGTCGAACGGCGCACCACACACATCGTGCAAATGCTGTTGGAATTTTTGCGGCGGCACGCGCCGTATCACTGTCTGCGCACCATCGTCCGGCAGTTCGACGATATTCTGATTTGGGGCCATTACCTAAACCGGTTGGCGCCCGCTCCCGAAGAGCAAAAAGCTTTGACACAGCAGATCACGCAGGCCTTTTCATCGCTGTGCGACGCGCTCCAGCAAAACGATCTGCATCGCTTCTCCGCCTGTTTTCAGGCCGTTTTTCAGGCGGCTTATCATCATTCCCGCAACCGGCTGCGGCGGCATCCCACGCTTGCCGCTCAGCTCCCCGCGAGTTTCAGTTGA